A region from the Leptospira ellinghausenii genome encodes:
- a CDS encoding HPP family protein has translation MKAPLLAKRNKLSYRFAIWSFISSTISIWSILIITNLSGHTLLIGSFGATSVLLFAVPDAPLSQPRNLIGGHLLSAMIAVILVYLFGTNFFTIGLSVGLSILVMYLTHTLHPPGGATALIGVIGGVGIDFIFFPVMVGVMILLVNALVVNNLVHHRKYPVVWF, from the coding sequence ATTAAGGCACCACTTCTCGCAAAACGGAATAAATTATCCTATCGATTTGCGATATGGAGTTTTATAAGTAGTACGATTTCCATTTGGTCAATTTTAATTATCACCAATCTCTCTGGTCATACACTTCTCATAGGATCCTTTGGGGCCACATCGGTATTGTTATTTGCAGTTCCTGATGCTCCTTTATCACAACCTAGAAATTTGATTGGTGGCCATTTATTGTCAGCTATGATTGCTGTGATACTCGTGTATCTGTTTGGAACTAATTTTTTCACAATTGGTTTATCTGTTGGGTTATCGATTCTTGTGATGTATCTAACTCATACCTTACACCCACCAGGAGGGGCAACAGCGCTGATTGGTGTGATAGGAGGAGTGGGAATTGATTTTATTTTTTTTCCAGTAATGGTTGGGGTGATGATTCTATTGGTTAATGCACTTGTTGTGAACAATTTAGTGCACCACCGGAAGTATCCGGTGGTTTGGTTTTAG